One genomic window of Solanum dulcamara chromosome 10, daSolDulc1.2, whole genome shotgun sequence includes the following:
- the LOC129871290 gene encoding purine permease 1-like → MKKLTLLILNIIMFAIGNCGGPLISRLYFIHGGQRIWLSSWLQTIACPLILIPLSIAYFHRRKIESPATTKILSITRREFIGSTGVGIIAGLDAYLISWGPAKLPVSTSSLINATQLAFTALFAVLLVKQKLTVYSKLSVFLLIAGAATLALRRNGDRPAGVSAKEYVLGFVMTVMGAVCFGLMVSLIELIYTKAKKAISYTMVLEIQMIIGVSATVFCTIGMIINKDFQAIPREASQYEIGEAKYYLVLIWCAIIWQLALLGLVGVIFYSSSLLSGIIGAFLLPVTEILAIVLFHEKFQVEKGVAIFLALCGFVSYFYGEIEQSKKEKRDNFMDDHLNFTVLYQNE, encoded by the exons ATGAAGAAACTTACCTTACTAATTTTGAACATAATTATGTTTGCAATAGGCAACTGTGGTGGCCCTTTGATCTCTCGTCTCTATTTCATCCATGGTGGTCAAAGAATTTGGCTCTCCAGTTGGTTACAAACTATTGCCTGTCCCTTAATCCTCATCCCTTTATCCATCGCCTATTTTCACCGCCGGAAAATCGAATCCCCTGCGACCACCAAAATCCTCTCCATAACTCGTCGAGAATTCATCGGATCTACAGGCGTCGGAATCATCGCCGGTCTCGACGCTTACTTAATCTCATGGGGACCCGCAAAATTACCCGTTTCAACTTCATCTCTTATCAACGCGACTCAGCTCGCGTTCACGGCACTCTTCGCTGTACTTCTAGTAAAGCAAAAATTGACAGTGTATTCGAAGTTGTCTGTTTTTCTGTTAATCGCCGGAGCTGCAACTTTAGCACTCCGGAGGAACGGCGATCGGCCGGCCGGTGTATCTGCTAAGGAGTATGTGTTGGGGTTTGTGATGACAGTTATGGGTGCGGTTTGTTTTGGGCTAATGGTATCgcttattgagttgatttataCGAAGGCAAAGAAAGCTATTAGTTATACTATGGTGTTGGAGATTCAAATGATTATTGGTGTTTCTGCTACTGTTTTTTGCACCATTGGAATGATTATTAACAAGGATTTTCAG GCAATTCCAAGGGAGGCAAGTCAATATGAGATTGGAGAAGCTAAGTATTATTTGGTACTAATATGGTGTGCCATTATTTGGCAATTAGCATTGTTGGGATTAGTTGGAGTGATTTTCTATTCTTCATCTTTGCTCTCTGGAATTATAGGAGCTTTCTTACTTCCTGTTACTGAAATTTTAGCTATAGTTTTATTTCATGAAAAATTTCAAGTTGAAAAAGGAGTTGCTATTTTCCTAGCTCTTTGTGGATTTGTTTCCTATTTCTATGGGGAAATTGAGCAAAGCAAGAAGGAGAAACGGGATAATTTCATGGATGATCACTTAAATTTTACTGTATTGtatcaaaatgaataa
- the LOC129871289 gene encoding protein trichome birefringence-like 31 produces MTTQPPQDRRILFLFPLALISLFLLGTVRFLLDNLKNNQFQFLWQSNFSSQNKFLRVPINVSENEIIEESCNVFEGNWVWDNVTYPLYEEETCPYLVKQVTCQRNGRPDSFYQNWRWQPHGCNLPRFNAMKMLEMLRDKRLMFIGDSIQRGMFESMVCLVQSVIADGDHSIERVPPRKIFRIEEFNTWIEYYWAPFMVESISDHATNHTVMKRLVKLDSVEKHRKLWEGVDILVFESYVWWMHKPFINATYGSPENVREYNVTTAYKLALETWANWIESNINPQKQKVFFATMSPTHLWNWEWKGGIDGNCFNETQPIQGPYWGTGSNLEIMSILKDVIEKLQVNVRLLNITQLSEYRKDGHTSVFGERRGKLLTKEQRSEPKTYADCIHWCLPGVPDTWNQLLYAILLQDYRNH; encoded by the exons ATGACAACCCAACCCCCACAGGATCGTAGgatccttttcctttttcctcttGCATtaatctctctttttcttcttggaACTGTGAGATTTTTACTTGATAACTTGAAAAATAACCAATTCCAATTTCTATGGCAATCAAATTTTTCTAGTCAAAATAAGTTTCTTAGAGTGCCAATAAATGTTTCTGAAAATGAGATCATTGAAGAAAGTTGCAATGTATTTGAAGGAAATTGGGTTTGGGACAATGTAACATATCCACTTTATGAAGAAGAGACCTGTCCTTATTTGGTCAAACAAGTTACTTGTCAAAGAAATGGAAGGCCTGATTCTTTTTATCAGAATTGGAGATGGCAGCCTCATGGTTGTAATTTgccaag GTTTAATGCTATGAAAATGCTGGAGATGTTGAGAGACAAAAGGCTCATGTTTATTGGAGACTCCATACAGCGAGGCATGTTTGAGTCAATGGTCTGTCTTGTTCAATCAGTAATTGCAGATGGTGACCATTCCATTGAAAGAGTTCCTCCCAGAAAGATTTTCAGAATTGAG GAATTTAACACATGGATTGAGTATTACTGGGCTCCTTTCATGGTTGAATCCATATCAGATCATGCAACTAATCATACTGTAATGAAGCGACTAGTTAAGCTTGACTCTGTTGAAAAGCATCGCAAGCTTTGGGAAGGAGTTGATATCTTGGTTTTTGAAAGCTATGTGTGGTGGATGCATAAACCATTCATCAATGCAAC ATATGGCTCTCCTGAAAATGTTCGAGAATATAACGTAACAACAGCATATAAATTGGCATTAGAAACTTGGGCAAATTGGATAGAATCAAACATTAATCCTCAAAAGCAAAAGGTCTTCTTTGCAACCATGTCCCCAACACATTTATG GAACTGGGAGTGGAAAGGTGGAATTGACGGAAACTGCTTTAACGAGACACAACCAATCCAAGGACCCTACTGGGGAACTGGTTCAAATCTTGAAATCATGTCAATCTTGAAAGATGTCATTGAAAAACTGCAAGTTAATGTGCGTTTGCTGAATATTACTCAGTTGTCTGAGTACAGAAAAGATGGTCACACTTCAGTTTTTGGTGAACGGCGAGGTAAACTCTTGACTAAAGAACAAAGATCAGAGCCAAAGACTTATGCTGATTGCATACACTGGTGCTTACCAGGAGTACCTGATACATGGAATCAGTTGTTATATGCAATTTTGTTGCAAGATTACCGTAATCATTGA
- the LOC129870801 gene encoding UBP1-associated protein 2C-like, translated as MDLMKKRKLEDNGVVTDVPVAGRLSIEDARKILESVTPEQMLEILQSAVVRHTDVLEQVRVIADRDTTQRKLFVRGLGWETTTEKIRSIFGNYGELEEAVVILDKATGKSKGYGFVTFKHVDGALLALKEPSKKIDGRMTVTQLASAGIQGGPGGGSSNNPVDVSLRKIYVSNVPYDMQSERILQHFLMYGEIEEGPLGFDKATGKSKGYALFVYKTAEAARASLVDPVKNIDGHQLNCKLAIDGKKKPGVGGPGGVQVQTDGHGDPMGPGQYGAPSGIGYGGFSGHSSYSAHGHGPNSALGSGNGIGVAGPGGSSFGNQSGGGGYGSGIGGPYGGGSHYGGPGSAGYGGLTGGATAAGGGYGGAGGGLPGPGSALGGAGRGSSMYGLPPSSTGMPSGEYPPQGSHYGSLHQPHGLQNQGPGASAAPRVAPGGMYQGMHSYY; from the coding sequence ATGgacttgatgaagaagagaaaGCTTGAGGACAACGGCGTTGTCACTGACGTTCCCGTTGCCGGCAGGCTTTCAATCGAAGATGCTCGGAAAATTCTTGAATCTGTTACACCTGAACAAATGTTAGAAATCCTACAAAGCGCCGTGGTTCGTCATACCGACGTTCTTGAACAAGTACGAGTAATCGCCGATCGTGATACTACCCAAAGAAAGCTCTTTGTTCGTGGACTTGGCTGGGAAACTACCACGGAAAAAATCAGGTCGATTTTTGGGAATTACGGTGAGTTAGAAGAAGCTGTTGTTATTCTTGATAAAGCTACTGGGAAGAGCAAAGGATATGGATTTGTTACGTTTAAGCATGTTGATGGAGCTTTACTTGCGTTGAAGGAACCGAGTAAAAAGATTGATGGTCGAATGACGGTTACTCAGCTTGCTTCTGCTGGGATTCAAGGTGGGCCTGGTGGTGGGAGTTCGAATAATCCGGTGGATGTGTCACTGAGGAAGATTTATGTATCTAATGTGCCGTATGATATGCAATCTGAGAGGATTTTACAACACTTTTTGATGTATGGGGAAATAGAGGAAGGACCTTTAGGGTTTGATAAGGCGACTGGGAAGTCAAAAGGGTATGCTTTGTTTGTGTACAAGACGGCCGAGGCGGCACGGGCTTCGTTGGTGGATCCTGTTAAGAATATTGATGGGCATCAGTTGAACTGTAAGTTGGCCATAGATGGGAAGAAAAAGCCTGGAGTAGGAGGTCCAGGAGGAGTTCAGGTCCAAACAGATGGGCATGGTGATCCGATGGGTCCTGGGCAATATGGTGCGCCTAGTGGGATTGGTTATGGTGGTTTTTCAGGGCATTCATCATATAGTGCGCATGGACATGGTCCCAATTCGGCATTGGGTAGTGGAAATGGTATCGGTGTGGCTGGTCCTGGTGGTTCATCTTTTGGGAACCAATCTGGGGGTGGTGGTTACGGTTCAGGGATTGGTGGTCCATATGGTGGGGGGTCTCATTATGGTGGGCCTGGTTCAGCTGGATATGGCGGGTTGACTGGTGGTGCTACTGCCGCTGGTGGAGGTTATGGCGGTGCTGGTGGTGGACTACCTGGGCCTGGTAGTGCATTAGGTGGTGCTGGCCGTGGATCTTCAATGTATGGGCTACCCCCAAGCTCAACCGGGATGCCATCAGGAGAGTATCCACCACAGGGTTCTCATTATGGTTCTTTACATCAACCTCACGGGCTACAAAACCAAGGCCCTGGGGCATCAGCTGCACCTAGAGTTGCACCTGGGGGTATGTACCAGGGGATGCATTCATATTACTGA